In the Alphaproteobacteria bacterium genome, TTTATGGTTAAAGCATCATGGGAAGATTGCGGTGATGAATTTTGGGTATTTGAAGATAATGTAGATTGTGTCACAATTATATCTGCTTTCTAATAATGAATTTAGATCTTTACATATTTTTATAATAATAAAGATTAATAATATTAAAAACATTTTAATAGATCTTGAAGAAGAATAAAAGGATTACAGTAATGGACCCGGTTGAAATTGTTGAAACGGATAAAAAAACTGTTTATTGTGATGGAGGTGGTAATCTTGGCCATCCAAGGATCTATTTAATTATTAATCCTACACAAGGGTCAATTGATTGTCCTTATTGTGGTAAACGGTATATTTTAACATCTAGGTCTTCCTCTTCGCAATCTTAAAAATTTAAAGTTTAATTGTGCAACATATTTCTATTATAGATGGTTCTGGCTATATTTTTCGTGCTTTTCATGCATTGCCAGCCTTAACCCGCCAAGATGGCACCCATATAAATGCCGTTTTGGGATTTGCCAATATGCTTTTAAAAATTATCGAAGAAAATCATAATAATATGATGTTGATTGCCTTTGATAGTGCGAGATTAAATTTTAGACATGAAATTTATCCTGAATATAAAGCCCATCGTCCCCCGGTTCCGCCAGAATTGTCAGTTCAATTTCCCTTAATTAAACAACTTGTTAAATCCCTTAATATTCCATCCATTGAAATGGTAGGGTTTGAAGCTGATGATTTAATTGCAACCTATACTCATCATGCTAAAGCATTGGGGTGGAATGTAACAATCCTTTCATCAGATAAAGATCTTATGCAACTCATAGATGATTCAGTTGTGATGATGGATCCCATCAAAAATCGACGTATCGATGCGGCAAGTGTTCTGGAAAAATTTGGCGTTGGCCCAGAACAGATTATTGATCTTCAAGCTTTGGCAGGCGATACATCTGATAAT is a window encoding:
- a CDS encoding zinc-finger domain-containing protein, whose translation is MDPVEIVETDKKTVYCDGGGNLGHPRIYLIINPTQGSIDCPYCGKRYILTSRSSSSQS